From the genome of Chelmon rostratus isolate fCheRos1 chromosome 1, fCheRos1.pri, whole genome shotgun sequence, one region includes:
- the grk1a gene encoding rhodopsin kinase GRK1, which produces MDIGGLTTVVANSAYISARGSLDGTANPASNRDKKYHSRLKLPHITVCEGLRETLDLGFQTVCVEQPIGKRLFQEFLDSNNEYKGPCRLWKDIEEYNMAEDEDRVKKASKILSRYMEPGAKYFCPFLPENGITKVKEKHQEAGDDLFNETMDNVMDFLKEVPYTFFLESMYLKRFLQWKWLEMQPMGEDWFLDFRVLGKGGFGEVSACQMKATGKLYACKKLNKKRLKKRKGFEGAMVEKRILARVHSRFIVSLAYAFQSKTELCLVMTIMNGGDLRYHIYNVDENNPGLEESRACYYTAQIIQGLEHLHQKRIIYRDLKPENVLLDNQGNVRISDLGLAVELADDQLKIKGYAGTPGFMAPELLKGEEYDYSVDYFTLGVTLYEFMAAKGPFRTRGEKVENKVVKKRILNDPVTYPEKFSENARSICEGLLIKEVDKRLGFKNGSCDELRAHPFFSEINWRKLNAGILTPPFVPDSKTVYAKNIDDVGAFSTVKGVQVEDKDKEFFDEFASGNISIPWQEEMIETGIYGELTVWGANGALPNDLRRESILEQPPKSSTCTVS; this is translated from the exons ATGGATATCGGTGGTCTGACGACAGTGGTGGCCAACTCTGCCTACATCTCGGCCCGTGGGAGCCTCGATGGCACCGCCAACCCTGCATCTAACCGAGACAAGAAGTACCACTCCCGCCTCAAGCTGCCTCacatcacagtgtgtgaaggCCTCCGGGAGACTTTAGACTTGGGCTTCCAGACGGTCTGTGTGGAGCAGCCCATCGGCAAACGTCTCTTCCAAGAGTTCCTAGACTCCAACAATGAGTATAAAGGCCCCTGTCGCCTGTGGAAGGATATTGAGGAATACAACATGGCCGAGGATGAAGATCGAGTCAAGAAAGCGAGCAAGATCTTGTCCAGGTACATGGAGCCTGGCGCCAAGTATTTCTGCCCCTTCCTTCCAGAAAACGGCATCACAAAGGTCAAAGAGAAACACCAAGAGGCCGGGGATGATCTTTTCAATGAGACAATGGACAATGTGATGGACTTTCTTAAGGAAGTGCCCTACACTTTCTTCCTGGAGAGTATGTATCTGAAAAGGTTTCTGCAGTGGAAGTGGTTGGAGATGCAGCCCATGGGAGAGGACTGGTTTTTGGATTTTCGTGTACTGGGGAAAGGGGGTTTTGGGGAAGTGTCTGCCTGTCAGATGAAGGCCACGGGGAAACTATACGCCTGCAAAAAGCTCAACAAGAAGAggctgaagaagagaaaaggcttTGAG GGGGCGATGGTGGAGAAGAGGATCCTGGCTCGAGTTCACAGCAGGTTCATTGTCTCTTTGGCTTACGCCTTCCAGTCAAAAACAGAGTTGTGTCTGGTCATGACCATCATGAACGGAGGAGACCTGAG GTATCACATTTATAATGTGGATGAGAACAACCCAGGGTTGGAGGAGTCTCGGGCCTGCTACTACACTGCTCAGATCATCCAGGGCCTGGAGCACCTCCACCAGAAGAGGATCATCTACAGAGACCTCAAACCAGAGAATGTGCTGCTGGATAATCAAG GTAACGTCCGTATCTCTGACCTTGGTCTGGCTGTGGAGCTGGCTGACGATCAGCTCAAAATCAAGGGCTACGCTGGGACTCCAG GTTTCATGGCTCCAGAGCTGCTGAAAGGAGAGGAGTACGACTACTCTGTGGATTATTTCACTCTGGGGGTCACTCTGTATGAATTTATGGCTGCCAAAGGACCCTTCAGGACCCGAGGAGAGAAG GTGGAGAACAAGGTGGTAAAGAAGCGGATCCTGAATGATCCAGTAACGTATCCAGAGAAGTTCAGTGAGAACGCCCGGTCCATCTGTGAGGGCCTGCTGATAAAAGAGGTCGACAAGAGGCTCGGCTTCAAGAACGGATCATGTGACGAGCTCAGGGCTCACCCCTTCTTCAGCGAGATCAACTGGAGGAAACTGAACGCAG GGATCCTTACACCCCCTTTCGTGCCAGACTCCAAGACAGTTTATGCCAAGAACATTGACGACGTCGGGGCCTTCTCCACGGTTAAAGGCGTGCAGGTGGAGGACAAAGACAAGGAGTTTTTTGATGAGTTCGCGTCAGGGAACATCTCCATCCCCTGGCAGGAGGAGATGATCGAGACGGGGATCTACGGTGAGCTCACTGTCTGGGGAGCCAACGGCGCTCTGCCCAACGACCTGCGACGAGAATCCATCCTGGAGCAGCCGCCCAAGTCCTCCACCTGCACGGTGTCGTAA
- the LOC121610501 gene encoding potassium-transporting ATPase subunit beta-like, producing MAALKEKRTCGQRCEDFGHFVWNSENGTFMGRTPEKWVYISLYYVAFYVVMTALFSLAIWTLMYTLDPYTPDYQDRLSSPGVMVWPDTYGEEDVDISYNRSDKASWMGMANILQEFLKPYNDTMQLECNYYNCTKGKYFLQNTFSAPNHTKWACPFTQSMLGACSGSADPTFGYNSTMPCVIIKMNRIINYLPTNQSSTPPYVNCTILGGQANVANITYFPEGGIMDPSYFPYYGRKAQPTYVNPLVAVRFSLVGAMEASIQCRVVSDKISYENIHDPYEGKVVFSLKAVK from the exons ATGGCTGCCTTGAAGGAGAAGAGGACTTGTGGGCAGCGATGTGAAGACTTTGGCCATTTTGTCTGGAACTCTGAAAATGGGACGTTTATGGGAAGAACACCAGAGAAATGGG TGTACATCAGTCTGTATTATGTGGCCTTCTACGTGGTGATGACGGCCCTCTTTTCTCTGGCCATCTGGACCCTCATGTACACCTTGGATCCGTACACCCCGGACTACCAAGACCGGCTAAGTTCTCCGG GGGTGATGGTGTGGCCGGACACGTACGGTGAGGAAGATGTTGACATCTCCTACAACAGATCAGACAAGGCCAGCTGGATGGGCATGGCCAACATCCTTCAAGAGTTCCTCAAGC CCTACAACGACACCATGCAGCTTGAATGTAACTACTACAACTGCACTAAGGGAAAGTACTTCCTCCAGAACACCTTCTCTGCCCCCAACCACACCAAGTGGGCATGTCCCTTCAcgcaaagcatgctgggagcCTGCTCAGGAAGTGCAGACCCAACCTTTGGCTACAACAGCACCATGCCTTGTGTCATAATTAAGATGAACAGG ATCATTAACTACTTGCCGACTAATCAGTCTAGCACGCCCCCATATGTCAACTGCACTATACTG gGTGGACAAGCCAACGTGGCCAACATTACGTATTTCCCTGAAGGAGGAATTATGGATCCCTCTTACTTTCCTTACTACGGAAGAAAGGCACAG cCCACTTACGTTAACCCGCTGGTGGCTGTTCGCTTCAGCCTGGTCGGAGCGATGGAAGCGAGCATCCAGTGCAGAGTGGTCTCAGACAAGATCAGCTACGAGAACATCCACGATCCCTACGAGGGAAAGGTCGTCTTCTCACTcaaagcagtgaaatga